One window of the Shimwellia blattae DSM 4481 = NBRC 105725 genome contains the following:
- a CDS encoding YjbF family lipoprotein: MRYLLLLLCLPLLQACTPSQRSISDTFMQVVSGPKDVAVSDAQIARIPYGSIYLTLPGTPRLFVAGYQENGLDHWITRDQVVFITQNGRLTRTVGYRDNLLEMTNLTQDPLLNPRNLRDGASWTRIMRWTEKGNPLSSTVTSRFSPRGQQVLTLAGKSVACQIWQEDVTLEATGDSWQNQFWVDSLTGQVRQSQQHLGAVLPVEISLLKPTTP, encoded by the coding sequence GTGCGCTATTTACTGTTGCTGCTTTGCCTGCCGCTTTTACAGGCATGTACGCCTTCCCAGCGGAGCATTAGCGACACATTTATGCAGGTCGTCTCCGGGCCGAAAGATGTGGCTGTCTCTGATGCACAAATTGCCCGTATTCCCTACGGCAGTATTTATTTAACTCTCCCGGGCACACCACGATTATTTGTTGCCGGTTATCAGGAGAATGGACTCGATCACTGGATAACCCGCGATCAGGTTGTATTTATTACTCAGAACGGGCGCTTGACCAGAACGGTGGGCTACCGGGATAACCTGCTGGAAATGACCAACCTGACGCAGGATCCGTTGCTGAACCCACGTAACTTACGGGACGGCGCCAGCTGGACACGCATTATGCGCTGGACAGAAAAGGGCAATCCGCTCTCTTCCACGGTAACTTCACGCTTTAGCCCCCGGGGCCAGCAGGTCCTGACGCTTGCCGGGAAATCCGTGGCCTGCCAGATCTGGCAGGAAGACGTCACCCTGGAGGCCACCGGGGATAGCTGGCAGAACCAGTTCTGGGTTGATTCGTTAACTGGCCAGGTGCGCCAGAGCCAGCAACATCTGGGGGCAGTTCTGCCTGTTGAAATCAGCCTTCTGAAGCCGACGACACCATAA
- a CDS encoding siderophore-interacting protein — MAQPSAVVHYPRRVRNELRFRQLTVLRCEDIAPALRRIVLGGPDLDGFSSDGFDDHCKLFFPAPGQVLTPPQVTESGIVWPGDVRPAGRDYTPLFDRERQELAFDFYLHDAGVACQWARDAVPGAPLIIGGPRGSLLVPVEYHWQLYVCDESGLPALRRRLETIAASGQRPAVRALVSLYDMASQAYLDGLAPWADISWFAAGDEASLAEQLAQITVPAQDYFVWITGEGKQVKRLSAPLEAQLDPQLLRAAAYWHIKP, encoded by the coding sequence ATGGCCCAACCTTCTGCTGTTGTTCATTATCCGCGCCGGGTGCGTAACGAGCTGCGCTTTCGTCAGTTAACCGTATTGCGCTGTGAAGATATTGCCCCGGCGCTACGCCGCATTGTGCTGGGGGGGCCGGATCTGGACGGTTTCAGCAGCGACGGGTTTGACGATCACTGCAAGCTGTTTTTCCCGGCACCGGGCCAGGTACTGACCCCGCCGCAGGTTACGGAAAGCGGTATCGTCTGGCCGGGGGATGTGCGCCCGGCGGGCCGCGACTATACGCCGTTGTTTGACAGGGAGCGCCAGGAGCTGGCCTTTGACTTCTACCTGCATGATGCGGGTGTGGCCTGCCAGTGGGCCCGGGACGCGGTGCCGGGCGCGCCGCTGATTATTGGCGGGCCGCGCGGCTCACTGCTGGTGCCGGTTGAGTATCACTGGCAGCTGTATGTGTGTGATGAAAGCGGGCTGCCTGCATTGCGCCGCCGCCTGGAGACCATTGCCGCCAGTGGTCAGCGCCCGGCCGTCAGGGCGCTGGTCTCGCTGTATGATATGGCAAGCCAGGCGTATCTGGACGGGCTGGCGCCGTGGGCGGATATCAGCTGGTTTGCCGCCGGTGATGAGGCGTCGCTGGCAGAGCAACTGGCGCAGATAACAGTACCGGCACAGGACTATTTTGTGTGGATAACCGGCGAGGGCAAACAGGTGAAGCGCCTGAGTGCGCCGCTGGAAGCGCAGCTGGATCCTCAGTTATTACGGGCCGCCGCATACTGGCACATTAAACCGTAA
- a CDS encoding capsule biosynthesis GfcC family protein, whose translation MKIITTLLCAAGIMAAASAPTWGEGRVTIYGPGSDHSQVLDQVKDLRQLVADPAFGPYQPGMVIAVPAATRKAQQDKQQTLSRLQAWAASEDGERAAAIRLVVNQLSPLKVTGRQFASLDPDFVKNNDKANRVLSGEYALYQASAPGSVLLLGPVSGAGKLVWQPGRQVSEYLSGHDYLAGAEHSQVTVIDPDGVVRVAPVDYWNRRHVEPQPGSIILVGFSSWALPGDGDDLNQQIITLLTHRIPD comes from the coding sequence ATGAAAATAATAACCACGCTACTTTGTGCAGCAGGGATAATGGCTGCTGCTTCTGCCCCGACATGGGGTGAGGGACGAGTCACAATTTATGGGCCGGGCAGTGACCATAGTCAGGTGCTCGATCAGGTTAAGGATCTGCGCCAGCTGGTGGCGGATCCGGCATTTGGGCCCTATCAGCCGGGGATGGTGATTGCCGTGCCTGCGGCAACCCGTAAAGCCCAGCAAGATAAACAGCAAACCCTGAGCCGCCTGCAGGCGTGGGCTGCCAGTGAAGATGGTGAGCGCGCTGCCGCTATTCGGCTGGTGGTGAATCAGCTGAGCCCGCTGAAGGTGACCGGGCGGCAGTTCGCGTCCCTGGATCCTGATTTCGTTAAAAATAACGATAAAGCAAACCGTGTGCTGTCCGGTGAATACGCGCTGTATCAGGCATCGGCCCCTGGTTCGGTATTGTTACTGGGCCCGGTTAGCGGGGCCGGGAAGCTGGTGTGGCAACCAGGGCGGCAGGTGAGTGAGTACTTATCTGGCCACGATTATTTAGCGGGTGCGGAACACAGCCAGGTAACGGTGATTGATCCTGATGGTGTGGTGCGCGTGGCGCCAGTGGATTACTGGAACCGCCGCCACGTAGAGCCCCAGCCGGGCAGCATCATTCTGGTGGGGTTCTCATCCTGGGCGCTGCCCGGGGATGGCGACGATCTCAACCAGCAGATCATTACCCTTTTGACTCACCGGATCCCTGACTGA
- a CDS encoding YjbH domain-containing protein — protein sequence MKKHYLLSILAASVACACQAMAAETYPDPIGPSQSDFGGAGLMQTPTARIPKEGEFSANYRNNDQYRFYSVSMALFPWLETTVRYTDVRTRNYSNDPSFSGNQTYKDKSFDVKLRLWEEGHYLPQIALGKRDIGGTGLFDSEYLVANKAWGPFDFSLGMGWGYIGNSGNITNPFCSWKDKYCHRPQSRETGNFNLSDSFKGPAALFGGVEWQTPWQPLRLKLEYDGNDYKDDFAGKLSQSSRWNWGAVYRLADWMDVNASYERGNTFMFGFTLRTNFNDLHSYKKDPAPEYNPQTQPPHLVNYSLAAGQLYELRDSAGLAGPRVEILGDTLKASGQQDKYRDTQKGVDRANITLLNQMPANVNTLDVTQYRNGMPQVTTRTDANSLRQQIEGYPLGQEQPLRQQRVEPDTRKGQGFFMDKDRLNYSLSPVLRQSVGGPENFYMYQIGVVGDVNYWLTDHWLVDGSVFVNIANNYNKFNYDGVPHDSSLPQVRTHIRQYVDNDVYVQTLQTNYMRALGNGFYGQMYAGYLEMMYGGAGAELLYRPLDANWAVGVDGNYVKQRDWDNMMKFTDYHVATGHLTGYWRPWFADEVLVKLSVGRYLAKDKGATLDISKRFDSGVVVGAYATKTNVSSDEYGEGSFTKGFYISVPLDLMTTQPTRSMPTISWTPLTRDGGQMLDRQYRLYDMTSDRDVPVSEP from the coding sequence ATGAAAAAACATTACCTGCTCAGCATCCTTGCCGCGTCTGTGGCCTGTGCCTGCCAGGCGATGGCGGCGGAAACCTACCCGGATCCGATTGGTCCATCCCAGTCTGATTTTGGCGGTGCCGGGCTTATGCAGACCCCGACGGCGCGTATCCCGAAAGAGGGGGAGTTCAGCGCCAACTACCGGAATAATGATCAATATCGTTTTTATTCGGTTTCCATGGCGTTGTTCCCGTGGCTGGAAACCACAGTGCGTTATACCGATGTGCGCACCCGTAATTACAGCAACGATCCCAGCTTCAGTGGTAACCAGACCTATAAAGATAAATCCTTCGATGTGAAGCTGCGTTTGTGGGAAGAAGGGCATTATTTACCCCAGATCGCGCTGGGCAAGCGTGATATTGGTGGTACAGGCCTGTTTGACAGTGAATACCTGGTGGCCAACAAAGCCTGGGGGCCGTTTGATTTCTCCCTCGGTATGGGCTGGGGCTATATTGGCAACAGTGGCAATATTACCAACCCGTTCTGCTCCTGGAAGGACAAGTATTGCCACCGGCCACAATCCCGTGAGACGGGTAATTTTAACCTTAGTGACTCCTTTAAAGGCCCGGCTGCGTTATTTGGCGGGGTGGAGTGGCAGACCCCGTGGCAACCTCTGCGCCTGAAGCTGGAATATGACGGCAACGACTATAAAGACGACTTTGCCGGCAAATTGTCCCAGAGCAGCCGCTGGAACTGGGGGGCGGTCTACCGCCTGGCGGACTGGATGGACGTGAACGCCAGCTATGAGCGCGGTAATACCTTTATGTTCGGTTTTACCCTGCGCACCAACTTTAATGATCTGCACAGCTACAAGAAAGATCCGGCACCGGAATATAATCCGCAAACCCAGCCACCGCACCTGGTGAATTACAGCCTTGCTGCAGGCCAGCTGTATGAGCTGCGCGATAGCGCCGGGCTGGCGGGCCCCCGGGTTGAGATCCTCGGGGATACCCTGAAGGCCAGCGGCCAGCAGGATAAATATCGCGACACCCAAAAAGGGGTGGATCGCGCCAATATCACGTTGCTTAACCAGATGCCGGCGAATGTGAATACCCTGGATGTTACTCAGTATCGTAACGGGATGCCACAGGTGACCACCCGCACTGACGCCAACAGCCTGCGCCAGCAGATTGAAGGCTACCCGCTGGGCCAGGAACAGCCGCTACGCCAGCAGCGTGTGGAGCCAGATACCCGCAAAGGGCAGGGATTCTTTATGGATAAAGATCGCCTGAATTACAGTCTTTCCCCGGTGCTGCGCCAGTCCGTTGGCGGGCCGGAAAACTTCTACATGTACCAGATTGGCGTTGTGGGCGATGTGAACTACTGGCTGACCGACCACTGGCTGGTGGACGGTAGTGTCTTCGTTAACATTGCCAACAACTATAACAAGTTTAACTATGACGGCGTGCCTCACGACTCGAGCCTGCCGCAGGTGCGCACGCATATTCGTCAGTATGTGGATAACGATGTCTACGTACAGACGCTGCAGACCAACTATATGCGTGCGCTGGGTAATGGCTTCTATGGCCAGATGTATGCCGGTTATCTGGAGATGATGTACGGCGGTGCCGGGGCGGAGCTGTTATATCGTCCGCTGGATGCCAACTGGGCAGTGGGCGTGGACGGCAACTACGTGAAGCAGCGTGACTGGGACAACATGATGAAGTTTACCGATTATCATGTTGCCACTGGCCACCTGACCGGCTACTGGCGGCCATGGTTTGCGGACGAGGTACTGGTGAAGCTGAGTGTCGGCCGTTATCTGGCGAAGGACAAAGGGGCAACTCTGGACATTTCCAAACGCTTCGACAGCGGCGTAGTGGTGGGGGCCTATGCAACCAAAACTAACGTTTCCAGCGACGAATACGGTGAAGGATCCTTTACCAAAGGCTTCTATATTTCGGTACCGCTGGATCTGATGACTACCCAGCCAACCCGCAGTATGCCGACCATTAGCTGGACACCGCTGACCCGGGACGGCGGCCAGATGCTGGATCGCCAGTATCGTCTGTACGACATGACCAGTGACCGGGATGTCCCGGTCAGCGAGCCATAA
- a CDS encoding phosphatase PAP2 family protein: MSWSSVTFLGDSTLLLPSAALLFVAALFSSRRQVAWQWALAFGVTGAIVCSSKLAFMGWGIGIRALDFTGFSGHTALSACFWPVFLWLVCSRLLPRFRHLGAVLGYGVAATVGISRLMIHVHSPAEVVAGFALGCTASAAFLLWQRRVSLALLSGLGLAAALVVPMVILTTGSKAPTQSLLENIAVQLSSKARPYIRDDLHNGRISLGVLRFNQ, translated from the coding sequence ATGAGTTGGTCTTCGGTTACATTTTTGGGCGACAGTACTTTGTTATTGCCCAGTGCAGCGCTGCTGTTTGTGGCGGCGTTGTTTTCGTCACGTCGTCAGGTTGCCTGGCAGTGGGCGCTGGCCTTTGGTGTAACCGGGGCGATAGTATGCAGTTCTAAACTGGCGTTTATGGGCTGGGGGATTGGTATCCGTGCGCTGGATTTTACCGGCTTTAGCGGCCATACCGCGCTTTCTGCCTGTTTCTGGCCGGTATTTTTGTGGCTGGTGTGCAGCCGGTTGTTGCCACGCTTTCGCCACCTGGGTGCTGTGCTGGGTTATGGGGTTGCCGCCACGGTGGGAATTTCCCGGTTGATGATCCACGTGCACTCCCCGGCGGAGGTGGTAGCCGGATTTGCCCTGGGATGCACCGCCAGCGCCGCCTTCTTGCTGTGGCAGCGGCGTGTTTCCCTGGCGTTGTTGTCCGGCCTGGGGCTGGCGGCGGCGCTGGTGGTTCCGATGGTTATCCTGACTACCGGCTCAAAGGCGCCCACACAGTCACTGCTGGAGAATATTGCCGTACAGTTGAGTAGCAAGGCCCGGCCCTATATCCGGGACGATCTGCACAACGGGCGTATTTCGTTGGGCGTACTTCGTTTTAACCAGTAG
- a CDS encoding UbiD family decarboxylase — protein MKNKDKIPVHDLRSALELLKTLPGEYVETFTEVDPHAELSGVYRYVGAGGTCQRPTRKNGPAMVFHNIKGFRNTNVAIGLNGSRKRVGHFLNCAPEKLGFLLKDSVKHAIAPVDVSTGNAVCQEVVHLATDPDFDLRKLLPAPTNTEEDAGPYITMGLCYASDPQTHESDITIHRLCVQSKDELTMWLTPGRHIDAFRIKAEAAGKALPISISIGVDPAIEVAACFEPPTTPLGFNELSIAGALRGRAVEMVQCKTINEKAIAHAEIVIEGELLPDVRMQEDINTHTGRAMPEFPGYTGEAKAAIPVIKVKAVTHRVNPIWRTTLGPGEEHVNMAGIPTEASILDMVERAMPGKLLNVFAHSAGGGKLLAVMQFKKSSVNDEGRQRQAALLAFSAFPELKHVILVDEDVDIFDTDDVLWAMQTRYQGDIDTITIPGVRCHPLDPSQVPEYSPFITQQGMTCKTIFDCTVPFHLKTHFERSTFKEVDVKRFLPDFE, from the coding sequence ATGAAAAACAAAGATAAAATACCCGTTCACGACCTGCGCTCTGCGCTGGAGCTACTGAAAACACTGCCCGGCGAGTACGTGGAAACCTTTACTGAAGTTGACCCCCACGCTGAGCTGTCCGGGGTTTACCGGTATGTGGGCGCCGGGGGAACTTGCCAGCGGCCGACCCGTAAAAATGGCCCGGCCATGGTGTTTCACAACATTAAAGGCTTCAGAAATACCAACGTAGCAATTGGCCTGAATGGCTCCCGTAAACGCGTGGGGCATTTTCTGAACTGCGCCCCGGAAAAGCTCGGCTTTCTGCTGAAAGACTCGGTAAAACATGCCATTGCGCCCGTGGATGTTAGCACTGGTAATGCGGTTTGTCAGGAAGTGGTTCACCTGGCAACAGACCCGGATTTTGACCTGCGTAAACTGCTGCCCGCCCCGACCAACACCGAAGAAGACGCCGGCCCCTACATTACCATGGGCCTGTGTTATGCCTCCGATCCGCAAACCCACGAATCCGATATCACCATCCACCGCTTATGCGTGCAGAGCAAAGATGAGCTCACCATGTGGCTGACACCCGGGCGCCATATAGATGCCTTTCGCATCAAAGCCGAAGCCGCAGGCAAAGCGTTACCGATCTCCATCAGCATTGGAGTGGATCCGGCAATTGAAGTGGCCGCCTGCTTTGAGCCGCCCACCACACCGCTGGGCTTTAACGAGCTGAGCATTGCCGGTGCCCTGCGTGGTCGCGCTGTCGAAATGGTGCAGTGCAAGACCATTAATGAAAAGGCCATCGCCCACGCGGAGATCGTCATTGAAGGCGAATTACTGCCAGACGTGCGAATGCAGGAAGATATCAACACCCATACGGGCCGCGCGATGCCGGAATTCCCGGGCTATACCGGTGAGGCAAAAGCCGCCATTCCGGTCATTAAAGTCAAAGCCGTCACCCACCGGGTTAATCCCATCTGGCGCACCACCCTCGGGCCTGGCGAAGAGCACGTTAATATGGCCGGGATCCCGACAGAAGCCAGCATTCTGGATATGGTCGAACGCGCCATGCCGGGTAAATTGCTGAATGTATTCGCACATTCCGCCGGGGGTGGTAAATTACTGGCCGTGATGCAGTTTAAAAAATCATCCGTAAATGATGAAGGTCGCCAGCGCCAGGCCGCACTGCTGGCGTTTTCAGCCTTTCCGGAGCTGAAACACGTTATCCTGGTTGATGAAGATGTGGATATTTTCGATACCGATGATGTGCTGTGGGCCATGCAGACCCGCTACCAGGGTGATATCGATACAATAACCATCCCGGGCGTGCGTTGCCATCCGCTGGATCCGTCTCAGGTGCCGGAATACAGCCCGTTCATAACCCAGCAGGGGATGACCTGCAAAACCATTTTTGACTGTACAGTGCCTTTCCATCTGAAAACGCACTTTGAACGGTCTACATTTAAGGAAGTGGACGTTAAACGCTTCCTGCCTGATTTCGAATAA
- the gntT gene encoding gluconate transporter, with protein sequence MPLIIVALGVILLLLLMIRFKLNGFIALILVALAVGVLQGMPVNKVIASIKAGVGGTLGGLALIMGFGAMLGKLLADCGGAQRIATTLIDKFGRKYIQWAVVLTGFTVGFALFYEVGFVLLLPLVFTIAASARIPLLYVGVPMAAALSVTHGFLPPHPGPTAIATIFHADMGKTLLYGTVMAIPTVILAGPVYARFLKGIDKPVPEGMYNAKTFSDDEMPSFGVSVWTSLVPVILMALRAVAEMTLPSGHWILPYAEFFGDPVMATLIAVLIAIFTFGLNRGRTMDEIGDTITSSIKIIAMMLLIIGGGGAFKQVLVDSGVDKYIAGLMQGSSVSPLLMAWSIAAVLRIALGSATVAAITAGGIAAPLIATTGVSPELMVIAVGSGSVIFSHVNDPGFWLFKEYFNLTIGETIKSWSMLETIISLCGLVGCLLLGMVV encoded by the coding sequence ATGCCACTCATTATCGTCGCACTTGGGGTTATCTTGCTGTTACTGCTGATGATCCGTTTCAAACTGAATGGGTTTATCGCCCTGATCCTTGTGGCCCTGGCTGTCGGGGTGCTCCAGGGGATGCCGGTAAACAAAGTTATTGCTTCTATTAAAGCCGGGGTGGGCGGAACGCTGGGCGGCCTGGCGCTGATCATGGGGTTCGGTGCCATGCTGGGCAAGCTCCTGGCAGACTGTGGCGGCGCACAGCGCATTGCCACCACCCTGATTGATAAATTTGGCCGTAAGTATATTCAGTGGGCCGTTGTGCTGACGGGCTTTACCGTGGGTTTTGCCCTGTTCTATGAGGTGGGGTTTGTGCTGCTGCTGCCGCTGGTGTTTACCATTGCGGCCTCTGCCCGTATTCCGCTGCTGTATGTGGGGGTGCCGATGGCGGCAGCCCTCTCGGTGACTCACGGCTTCCTGCCACCGCACCCGGGCCCGACGGCGATTGCGACTATCTTCCATGCGGATATGGGGAAAACCCTGCTGTACGGTACGGTGATGGCTATCCCGACGGTTATCCTCGCAGGGCCGGTATATGCCCGCTTCCTCAAAGGGATCGATAAGCCGGTGCCGGAAGGCATGTACAACGCGAAAACCTTCAGCGATGACGAAATGCCAAGTTTTGGCGTCAGCGTGTGGACCTCGCTGGTGCCGGTTATTCTGATGGCCCTGCGCGCGGTGGCGGAAATGACCCTGCCTTCCGGCCACTGGATCCTGCCCTATGCGGAGTTCTTCGGTGATCCGGTCATGGCAACCCTGATTGCGGTGCTCATTGCTATCTTCACCTTTGGCCTGAACCGCGGGCGCACCATGGATGAGATTGGCGACACCATTACCAGCTCTATCAAAATTATCGCCATGATGCTGCTGATCATCGGTGGCGGCGGCGCCTTTAAACAGGTGCTGGTAGACAGCGGGGTGGATAAATATATCGCCGGGCTGATGCAGGGCTCCAGCGTCTCTCCGCTGCTGATGGCCTGGTCGATTGCTGCGGTGCTGCGTATTGCGCTGGGCTCTGCCACCGTGGCGGCTATTACGGCGGGCGGTATTGCGGCCCCGCTGATTGCCACAACCGGTGTCAGCCCTGAGCTGATGGTGATTGCGGTTGGCTCCGGTAGCGTGATTTTCTCACACGTTAACGATCCGGGTTTCTGGCTGTTTAAAGAGTATTTTAACCTGACCATTGGCGAGACGATTAAGTCCTGGTCGATGCTGGAGACCATCATCTCCCTGTGTGGTCTGGTGGGCTGCCTGCTGCTGGGAATGGTAGTGTAA
- a CDS encoding UbiX family flavin prenyltransferase — translation MSQQRIIVGISGASGFQYGVRALELLRPLDLEVHLVISRGAYQTCQMETDYRMEEVIALADVVHDIANLGASISSGSFKTMGMLVAPCSMRSLASIAHCLTDNLLTRAADVVLKERRRLVLMARETPLNLGHLRNMTLATEMGAVIFPPVPALYQRPQNADEMITHSVTRALDLFDLNLPLARWGENA, via the coding sequence ATGAGTCAGCAACGTATTATTGTCGGTATCAGCGGGGCATCCGGGTTCCAGTATGGCGTCAGGGCGCTTGAACTGCTGCGCCCGCTGGATCTGGAAGTGCATCTGGTTATCTCCCGCGGCGCATACCAGACCTGCCAGATGGAGACAGACTACCGGATGGAAGAGGTGATTGCCCTGGCAGATGTGGTGCACGATATTGCCAACCTCGGGGCCTCCATCTCCAGCGGCTCGTTTAAAACCATGGGGATGCTGGTCGCCCCGTGCTCCATGCGCTCTCTGGCGTCTATCGCCCACTGCCTGACCGATAATCTGCTGACCCGTGCCGCCGACGTGGTGCTCAAAGAGCGCCGCCGGCTAGTGCTGATGGCCCGGGAAACGCCCCTGAATCTGGGCCACCTGCGCAATATGACCCTGGCCACAGAAATGGGGGCGGTTATTTTTCCGCCCGTACCGGCGCTCTACCAGCGCCCGCAAAATGCAGATGAGATGATTACCCACAGTGTCACCCGCGCCCTGGACCTTTTCGATCTCAACTTACCCCTCGCCCGCTGGGGCGAAAACGCCTGA
- a CDS encoding LysR family transcriptional regulator, producing the protein MDLKRLRYFCKVVESGSITQAAKALNMAQPPLSKRIQELEEELGVVLFIRTGNRIEPTEAGYHLYRRACELLRQTEDAARETIRIANRDVKVLRIGLTHLYQRWFRPLLLALYQRHPEMELSIAVSDSSYLESQLNDGLLDVALIQKPQRSEGLDIYAFEPVRLVAVISKKLLARADSTTMPYLALGQYPLALLHRAKDAGTYEQLLDLFRKGGVEPKVAMHVTQPEAILDWIESGLAVATLLPVSEVACRSLHHCHVLDVFPSPQVFFPAMVKTTITPHIPELMTLLSEGYPPALQPEPGA; encoded by the coding sequence ATGGATTTGAAGCGACTGCGTTATTTTTGCAAGGTGGTGGAGTCGGGCTCGATTACCCAGGCGGCAAAAGCGCTCAATATGGCCCAGCCCCCGCTGAGCAAGCGGATCCAGGAACTGGAAGAGGAGCTTGGTGTGGTGCTGTTTATCCGCACCGGTAACCGCATTGAACCCACAGAGGCGGGGTATCATTTGTATCGCCGGGCCTGTGAGCTCCTGCGCCAGACTGAAGACGCCGCCCGGGAGACCATCCGGATCGCTAATCGTGATGTGAAGGTGCTGCGTATTGGCCTGACGCACCTCTACCAGCGCTGGTTCAGGCCGCTGTTGCTGGCGCTGTATCAGCGGCACCCGGAGATGGAGCTCAGCATTGCCGTGTCGGATTCCAGTTATCTGGAGTCTCAGCTGAATGACGGGCTCCTTGATGTGGCGCTGATACAAAAGCCACAGCGCAGTGAGGGGCTGGATATCTACGCTTTTGAGCCCGTGCGGCTGGTGGCGGTTATCAGCAAAAAACTGTTAGCCCGGGCCGACAGCACCACAATGCCGTATCTGGCCCTTGGTCAGTACCCGCTGGCGTTACTGCACCGCGCCAAAGATGCGGGAACCTATGAGCAGCTTCTCGATCTGTTCCGTAAAGGGGGCGTTGAGCCGAAGGTGGCCATGCATGTTACCCAGCCGGAGGCGATCCTCGACTGGATCGAAAGCGGCCTGGCGGTGGCTACGTTGCTGCCGGTTTCTGAGGTGGCCTGCCGCTCACTGCATCACTGCCATGTGCTGGATGTGTTCCCGTCGCCCCAGGTCTTTTTTCCGGCAATGGTAAAAACGACCATTACCCCGCACATTCCTGAACTGATGACGCTCCTTTCTGAAGGATACCCGCCAGCGTTACAACCAGAGCCCGGCGCCTGA
- a CDS encoding diguanylate cyclase, whose product MIMTIREIDQAILALNNAIKSHYAWTGHLLSLALHDSRVDETLMDPLSERRCQFGVWLHQLHQSVQVEEGQFISDIDNYHHQMHDQARVLTQAIISQTASQAMIDSYLTAQNQFILSLDRYKEQLFSLRNLHDALTGLPLRHLLYQHFSLFYRRARQRQQKMYIMMMDLDRFKSINDTWGHNAGDDVLRALAGILKEGSGEPQHIYRFGGEEFVMLLADASEQEACARGAALCEYLACHPIAIAGQNLQVTMTGGMACVGENELLHDVIGRADKAMYYGKHHGRNCCVYSDTHGELTRLTP is encoded by the coding sequence ATGATAATGACGATCAGGGAAATTGATCAGGCAATTCTGGCGCTGAATAATGCGATTAAAAGCCATTATGCATGGACCGGCCATTTGCTTAGCCTCGCACTGCATGACTCCCGGGTTGATGAAACCCTGATGGATCCGTTATCTGAGCGGCGCTGCCAGTTTGGTGTCTGGCTGCATCAGCTGCACCAGTCGGTACAGGTGGAAGAGGGCCAGTTTATCAGCGATATTGATAACTACCACCACCAGATGCACGACCAGGCCCGGGTATTAACGCAGGCCATTATCAGCCAGACCGCCAGCCAGGCGATGATTGATAGTTATCTCACGGCCCAGAACCAGTTTATCCTCAGCCTGGACCGCTACAAAGAACAGCTCTTTTCACTGCGTAATTTACATGACGCCCTGACCGGGCTGCCCCTGCGCCATTTGCTGTATCAGCATTTTTCGTTATTTTACCGCCGGGCCCGGCAGCGCCAGCAGAAAATGTACATCATGATGATGGATCTCGACCGCTTTAAATCCATCAATGATACCTGGGGCCATAATGCCGGGGATGATGTGCTGCGGGCACTGGCCGGGATCCTCAAAGAGGGGAGCGGTGAGCCCCAGCATATTTATCGCTTTGGCGGCGAGGAGTTTGTGATGCTGCTGGCGGATGCCAGCGAGCAAGAGGCCTGTGCCCGCGGTGCTGCCCTGTGCGAGTATCTGGCCTGCCATCCGATTGCGATTGCCGGCCAGAATCTGCAGGTCACGATGACGGGCGGAATGGCATGTGTGGGGGAGAATGAGCTCCTGCATGATGTGATTGGCCGGGCAGATAAAGCGATGTACTACGGTAAGCATCACGGGCGCAACTGCTGTGTTTATTCGGATACTCACGGCGAGCTGACCAGGCTAACGCCCTGA
- the idi gene encoding isopentenyl-diphosphate Delta-isomerase: MIPEHVILLDPQGNPCGIQDKATVHHQDTPLHLAFSCWIFNPEGELLITRRARSKRAWPGVWTNSVCGHPQQGETFEQAIVRRCHYETGLTVEEIAPVYPAFRYRARDTGQIVENEICPVYAALSQMPVQPRADEVMDWRWISLEEALREIDGNPDYFSPWMVSQASHPPARQQLLQYAQALKSNRPAWSRQTGA, from the coding sequence ATGATCCCGGAACATGTCATTTTGCTGGATCCCCAGGGCAACCCCTGCGGCATTCAGGATAAAGCCACCGTCCACCACCAGGATACCCCGCTGCACCTGGCGTTCTCCTGCTGGATCTTTAACCCGGAAGGGGAGCTGCTCATCACCCGGCGTGCCCGCAGCAAACGCGCCTGGCCCGGGGTATGGACCAACTCGGTCTGCGGCCACCCGCAACAGGGGGAAACCTTTGAACAGGCGATTGTCCGCCGCTGCCACTATGAAACCGGCCTGACGGTAGAAGAGATAGCGCCGGTATACCCCGCATTCCGCTACCGGGCCCGCGACACAGGCCAGATAGTGGAAAACGAAATCTGCCCGGTGTATGCCGCCCTGAGCCAGATGCCGGTACAGCCCCGCGCAGATGAAGTGATGGACTGGCGCTGGATATCTTTAGAAGAAGCGCTGCGTGAAATCGACGGTAACCCGGACTACTTCAGCCCGTGGATGGTCTCCCAGGCCAGCCACCCGCCTGCCCGCCAGCAGCTGTTGCAGTATGCTCAGGCGCTGAAAAGCAACCGGCCCGCCTGGTCACGCCAGACCGGTGCCTGA